AAAATAGTGTCATTTCAATACCTAATTGTTCACCCAAAATCAAATGAAACTGTTGTTTAAACCTTCTGTGACTTTAGAGTAcatatattttgctaaacaaATCTAAATTTGGACAAAGTTGTGGACAAATATCAAACGTGAAATTAGATGAAAAGTAAACATCGGCTCGTCACATGTTGTTTAAAAGTGGGCATAAACTGTTCGTGCTCAGTCTGTCTGTGGCagtgatgtccaatcctggtcatggagggccgctatcctgcatgatttagatgtttccctgctcctcagcaggccttcaagttctgcagaagcctgttaatcactcagtcattcaaatcaggtgtcttcttcttctatAGATTTTAACGGCAGCTTGCATCCATTTATGTTGCACTACTGCCCTCTATTAACTCCTACCATCTATacttcaaattaatttaaatatccCAGTgtttcaaatcaggtgtgtcaaaacagagacactaaaacatgcagggcagaggccctccaggaccaggactaaACACCACTGGTTTGTGGTGTGCATCAAACAAGAGGTGGGTTCAGTTTTTACACGCATAATCCAAGCACTCCAACAGATCATTTTTGATAAAAACCTTGACATCTAAGGTTCAAGGGAGGCTACTTTTACTGTGTACAAGATCattattttgtataaattaaGACAATAACttaaaggatttttatttttatgtcaaaaacagCACAGGGTAGGAGTAAACACTtgacaaacagacatttaaacattaaaggaAGACTGGTCCTTTGGGTGCTCCTGTACAGGGAGGTGTCACGGTTTACTGGGGGAGCGAGAGGTGAACACTCCCGATGCCTCCAGCATGGTCTTCCTCCGAGCCGTCTCTTTGGCCACGTTGTGGTTAAGTCGTCTCAGGCGCTCCTGCGGATGAAAGCATTCAGCACACCCTTTAAATGTCTGACAGCCTGCAGCTTGAAGCAAGAAGAATTATCAACCAATCAGCCCACATCCTCCCCAGTGAATTTCTTATCACGCCATCAGAACGACCTCACGTTCTGCTTCATTCTGGCTTAAACAACGGcgggcgatacgcattccttcaaggaatgctaggccttcaatttaGTATAACATTTCTTTGCATGTGAATTGTCAGAAAGGGTGTGTGTGCACTGCAGGTGTGCCATAAGGAGGATAAGGTGAGGTGAATTAACACAACAGCAAACGATTTTGAACTATAAgggcaaaagtttaaaaaaaaaaaaatcaagagttAAGTGTGTACCAGAGCCCGGACACTGACCTGAGCATTCTGCAGGATGTTGTTTACAAGCACCACTCTGCGTCTGGCATTAAGCAGCTTCTTCACATAAGGATCCAGGTCCAGCGCCACCTTCTGGTGTTCATTTATCCTGCACAGCTCTGCCAGGGCAGAACATAAAGCACAACCGAATAAGAACCACGTTGTTTTCCTCGGTGTATTGATTTTAGAGCTGGTTTTCACGTGTTAGCAGTTTAATGAACACTGAAGGAGACATGATTtaaactgacagacagacatttTTTACCCGTGGCCAAATTGTCTATGTGCTCCCTTAATTCCACCTGGCTTTCTctgcaaagaacaaaaaacagaaatgctcaAGAAGGGCAGTCACTGAACGCAAAACAACGCTAACTGAGAACCAGCAGTAGTGcaggttcatttaaaaataaccctCCCAAAACGCAATCACGTGACAGTCATGCGACAGTTGGGGATCTTAAAAGGAAGCTTTGTTTACCTGACTGAGTGAACATGCAAGTCCAGCTGTTGGATCGCTGGTTTCAGGAGGTCGAGCAGCCCCTCGGCCACAGCATCTTTATCGGGAGAAGTTTCTGCCACAGCCACGGAAGCCATGttaatgggaaaaaaagtcaacaaaaacctgaacagGAAGCTACGTATTCTGACGTCACGACGTTAAATCACTGTGCTGCATTTGATGATATCAAAAATTCCGATATCCGACCTTCAACGGTAAcaagagaagagaaacaatCAGCAAAAGTCGGAATTTCTAACTAAGTTAATTCTCAACAGGTAACGTCAACCTTCGCATTTAACACTATTCCACTAAAAGGCAAAACAcgtaaaattctgtttttttgtcttatatttGCCCTAAAAGCATTAAACATATTCATTTGcgagtttttttaagcaaatttaTGTCCTAATTTAATTTAGATATATAACTTgacataatgttttttaatgaccaCGTTTCTTTTCCCAGGATACACAGGCGTGAATCTGGGTTTCAAGTTTCCgttccttttttaaacagagtttCCATTTCCGGGGGTACCTGAACGCAGCGGAGGGCATTCTCCATTTTCTTCCCCAGCAGTCGTCTCACCCACCAGCACCATCTTAGACGTTTTTGGTAGCATTGTCGCAACAGACAGTGTTACTTAAAAACTACAACTAAAACCTAGCCGAAGTCTGTTTcatgctatatatatatatatatataaacacttaTTTAGGAAACAAGCCTGttagagtttatttttagacagaaCAATACAAGAGGACGCCCACGGTGACGGTGGAGCTAGCTGCTGAAGCTAACCTCAGCTAACTGAAAACTACGGATTTTCTCCACTACTGACGCAAAACCAACAGTAAGTAATAACCTTGTAGCGCTGTGAGACCATTTGAGTAAGTTTAAACACGCGtacaaaacatgatttattcaTTATTGTCCGCTAATGTGCAGCTAGCTACCTTGCCTTTATTGAAAAGTCACGCTACTGGGAAAGGCTCAGAGTAACTTGTAATCCTGAGTCATAAAGTTACACGATGTTGTTCTGCGAAAAGGAAACTGAAACTCAAGGGAGGATTTTTGTATGTCTGGACAGATGTTTTAAGAATTTTTATCTGTACGAATTTATCATAgcttaaaatctttattttcttccaaaTCAGTAGTTTTGATTGgtgttttttcttgtcttaCTTTAAATCAAAGGCATACTTTCTGATCGCATCACATTTAGGTGGGGTCAGATCGGACAAAAGAGTTTCAGTAGAAGCCATGCCAGTAACAAAAACACGGACATCCACCCTCATTGTGATTAATAGCATTAAAGCATATAtatgtttcacttttaaagaTGAAGTTCAGATCAtcgtctctctttttttacagtatatacAGGACAGATTGTTCCATCAAGTTACAACAATGTCAGATATAACAGGGTTCCAAAtctccatgtttttttatacagtttggGGGTTTATGTGTTGTTTTAAGCATACAGATAATATTATCAGACCGCAATggctttttgacataaaaaatgcttaaaaatcaagaaaataccTCAGAAAATTTGAGGCTGGAACAGTATGTGGAAAGTATTTACCACAAAACTGAATGAATCTGATTAGCTTTAAGCAGTGAGCTCTGATTAGCTGCTGAGGTAAATTATAATGTGCGTTTTTTGGTCTGTCTTAAAAGATACTGACATTTATCTTAAATAGTTATTTAAGGTATTAAACTCCTACCAACAGGGTTTAgccaacattaaaacaaaacctctcTGGACTTTCTGATGTTAATGTTTGGTTGTGGGGGTTTCGGTGTGATTGCTGAACGGGAGGCCTGAAGTTGATCTGCTGCTGTTATGCCTCTGAGCCGTGAAGCCAGTTTCTCACTGCGTtgcgactgctggagactagttagTGACCCAGAAAATAGGCAAATCATTTTGTTGCTGTTCCAGTGCGTCCTAAACATACCAAGAGAACTGACGATAATATCACACTTTCAGGATTTCCCCCAGAAAAGTGGCTAAGCCTGATGGTAGGCGGTCGTTTGCCAGCCGATCACAGGCtgaccatgatttagtaaaaaaaaaaattaaagttgacaggaaagttgaaaatatggctatttattatgtgatattgtaagatatttgtcaaatatttacacaactacagttttacaaaaaggcacttttgaaatacttttttaaaacaaaaatacaattaaaaataatacaatttgtttgcacctaatttaaaaattgcaaacaaggcaccaacacacgtctcatgTCAAgaccaatgaataacaacagagaattgaaaaacagagatgctgtactgtactgtgctttttgtggcacaggctgcatgttggatcactacatctaacaacaaaacaaagcatctaatgctgaatttaatagcatcatcttactggtaaacaaggataaattagcacgtttcatattaatattttcactacaaAGCATGCTTACCGTagtcggtcttgtaaagccacccgctgaatttcagctcaactaaccattgtggtctataaacactcctttttgtcagctgcagcagtagttttgagccgtttgatgatccttgtgatctctcacagagggatcatataaatactGAAACAGGCGAACAAGCTTCGCTAGAGCACCAagatcgtccattttgaatagAGCGCGGTTCACGCAACCTTataaaaattgggaggtgcgtGACACAGCGCGGGCCTTCGCACGGGGGCGGGGACAGTGCGATCGCATCACTTAGGCGCACGCACCCTTGCGCGGTGATCAACGCGTCAAGTTGATACGAGTGGGGGAAAAACGTGTCTGAAAAATGACTTATtctacaataaacaagcggagcttagcctggcggcagggGCAGTTAAGCCCGTCGGCCCActaggcttataatacactgggggaaaccctgcactTTGCTAAACcagtttttgacttttgttttacatatgaatcatagacatttctgttagcatgtacagtaaaaaacaaaacaaaacacagactctAAGTCTGACAATCTGACcagtcctgttaaagtcctct
The DNA window shown above is from Kryptolebias marmoratus isolate JLee-2015 linkage group LG5, ASM164957v2, whole genome shotgun sequence and carries:
- the snapin gene encoding SNARE-associated protein Snapin, yielding MASVAVAETSPDKDAVAEGLLDLLKPAIQQLDLHVHSVRESQVELREHIDNLATELCRINEHQKVALDLDPYVKKLLNARRRVVLVNNILQNAQERLRRLNHNVAKETARRKTMLEASGVFTSRSPSKP